In a genomic window of Pelotomaculum thermopropionicum SI:
- the WcaG gene encoding nucleoside-diphosphate-sugar epimerases yields the protein MRILITGGAGNIGRELVRRALEAGNEVTVFDIPQANYEGLEGKEGITIFKGFVTDPEAVGRAVKGVDSVIHLAALMTHLATDREKTMAVNVGGTQTVLDALKKEGRDVQFVFSSSVSTYGWTVNDTPPIRIDHPQVGMDLYAESKIEAEKVVLSSGVPYVILRISGVVIPVFYDPNPWQFLKDQRVEFVHRDDVATALYNAAVTREARNKIFNIAGGKAWQMLGHEWAKRHMEVIDIPFEEAVYSEHPGWFDWYDTEESQAILQYQNNTPEMFFEQLAKAVEDFYNQE from the coding sequence TTGAGAATTCTAATCACCGGCGGAGCCGGCAACATCGGCCGCGAACTGGTAAGGAGAGCGCTGGAGGCCGGCAATGAAGTGACCGTTTTTGATATTCCCCAGGCCAATTACGAAGGCCTCGAAGGGAAAGAAGGCATTACCATTTTCAAGGGCTTTGTCACCGACCCGGAGGCGGTGGGCCGGGCCGTTAAAGGCGTTGATTCGGTTATACACCTGGCCGCCCTGATGACCCACCTGGCAACCGACAGGGAAAAAACCATGGCCGTTAACGTGGGCGGCACCCAGACCGTGCTCGACGCCCTGAAGAAGGAAGGCCGCGACGTCCAGTTCGTATTTTCTTCCTCGGTCTCCACTTACGGGTGGACAGTTAACGACACGCCGCCGATCCGGATCGATCACCCGCAGGTGGGAATGGACCTGTACGCGGAAAGCAAGATAGAGGCGGAGAAGGTGGTCCTGTCTTCCGGCGTGCCTTACGTTATACTGCGCATCAGCGGCGTCGTGATTCCCGTCTTTTACGATCCCAACCCCTGGCAGTTCCTGAAAGACCAGCGGGTGGAGTTTGTGCACCGGGACGACGTGGCCACCGCCCTTTACAACGCCGCCGTGACCAGGGAAGCACGCAACAAAATCTTCAACATAGCGGGCGGCAAGGCCTGGCAGATGCTCGGCCACGAGTGGGCCAAAAGGCACATGGAAGTTATCGACATCCCCTTTGAAGAGGCTGTTTATTCCGAGCATCCGGGCTGGTTTGACTGGTACGACACCGAAGAAAGCCAGGCCATCCTGCAATACCAGAACAACACGCCGGAGATGTTTTTCGAGCAACTGGCCAAAGCCGTTGAAGACTTCTACAACCAGGAATAG
- the Mrp gene encoding ATPase involved in chromosome partitioning: MIEEMELFEKITLRERVKKELADQYGPIKEALKDVRCKIAILSGKGGVGKTSAVVNIASALKEKGFEVGIMDADVHGPSVPKMTGLNQRTDLHGAWQMKPLKTEQGIKVMSVSLFWPGEDTPVMWTGHYKARVIRQLLATVHWGELDYLLIDLPPGTGDEPVTIMKSIPGLDGVVVVTSPQEVSVAVCSKAISSARELGAPILGLIENMSDFRCPHCGGEISLLGRGRGEDLARTYKIPFLGRIPLSEQAGRAADEGVPVVVSYPGSPASEAFRQVTGRMLEILKEREGKQP, translated from the coding sequence ATGATAGAAGAAATGGAGCTGTTTGAAAAAATTACCCTGAGGGAACGGGTTAAAAAGGAACTGGCCGACCAGTACGGCCCGATCAAAGAGGCTTTAAAGGACGTGCGCTGTAAAATTGCCATCTTGAGCGGCAAAGGCGGTGTGGGCAAGACCAGCGCCGTTGTAAACATCGCTTCGGCCCTGAAGGAGAAGGGCTTTGAAGTGGGGATAATGGACGCCGATGTGCACGGCCCCAGCGTTCCCAAAATGACAGGGTTGAACCAGCGCACCGACCTGCACGGTGCCTGGCAGATGAAGCCTCTGAAAACAGAACAGGGCATAAAGGTAATGTCGGTCAGCCTGTTCTGGCCCGGCGAGGATACGCCGGTGATGTGGACCGGCCACTACAAGGCGCGGGTAATTCGCCAGTTGCTGGCAACGGTGCACTGGGGCGAACTGGATTACCTTTTAATCGACCTCCCGCCCGGCACAGGAGACGAGCCTGTAACCATTATGAAGTCCATCCCCGGACTGGACGGGGTGGTCGTGGTGACCTCGCCGCAGGAAGTGTCCGTGGCCGTCTGCAGCAAGGCCATAAGCAGCGCCAGGGAACTGGGCGCCCCGATTCTGGGCCTGATCGAGAACATGAGCGATTTCCGCTGTCCCCACTGCGGCGGCGAAATTTCTTTGCTTGGCCGCGGCAGGGGCGAGGATCTGGCCAGAACCTATAAGATACCTTTTTTGGGAAGGATTCCGTTAAGCGAGCAGGCCGGCAGGGCGGCGGACGAAGGCGTGCCGGTGGTGGTGAGCTATCCCGGGTCGCCGGCGTCCGAAGCCTTCCGGCAGGTAACCGGCAGAATGCTTGAAATCCTGAAGGAAAGAGAGGGAAAGCAGCCTTGA
- a CDS encoding Uncharacterized Fe-S center protein, with protein sequence MSDVFMVSARAAGVEDNYIGKIGLLLSAPGFAGMIPQGKNEYTVIKGNFSQVGYTRHIRPVLMRAVVEKVREFGGTPVITDTSGFFPKGRYSGDQWYTAAEMMGYSELALGCERVIANGYEGNDGEFVSTGGVELGGVEVARAVREAACIVMVSHLTAHPQAGMSGALLNLGVECLNNAGKARIYQGLKPGRDELACRSCGICADYCQWEALQYANGLLSYDESACSGCGFCLLVCPHKARRLSRDDTAAFQRRVAESAAAIVKTLKKKIIFINFLIDIVPQPYRFPWSDGPFVPDLGFLASTDPVAVDSLSMELIARAPGIPGSAAEDAGALAGGVEKFKALTGADPAVMLGHAEMLGLGSRDFEIYLAGR encoded by the coding sequence GTGTCGGATGTGTTTATGGTTAGTGCCAGGGCTGCCGGAGTCGAAGACAACTACATCGGTAAGATTGGGCTGCTTTTAAGCGCCCCGGGGTTTGCCGGAATGATCCCGCAGGGCAAAAACGAGTACACCGTTATAAAGGGAAATTTCAGCCAGGTCGGCTACACCAGGCACATCCGGCCGGTTTTGATGAGGGCGGTCGTGGAAAAGGTCAGGGAGTTCGGCGGAACACCTGTTATTACCGATACCTCAGGCTTTTTTCCAAAAGGCAGGTATTCAGGAGATCAGTGGTATACGGCGGCCGAAATGATGGGTTATTCCGAGCTGGCTCTGGGCTGCGAGCGGGTAATTGCCAACGGCTACGAAGGCAACGACGGCGAGTTCGTGTCCACCGGCGGGGTTGAACTGGGCGGGGTTGAAGTGGCCAGGGCGGTTCGCGAGGCCGCATGCATTGTGATGGTATCCCATTTAACCGCCCATCCCCAGGCCGGCATGTCCGGCGCTCTACTCAACCTGGGGGTGGAGTGCCTGAACAACGCGGGGAAAGCCAGGATTTACCAGGGGCTGAAACCCGGCCGGGACGAACTGGCCTGCCGGTCCTGCGGCATCTGCGCCGATTACTGCCAGTGGGAGGCCCTGCAATATGCCAACGGCCTTCTGTCTTACGATGAATCCGCCTGTTCCGGCTGCGGCTTCTGCCTGCTTGTCTGCCCGCATAAAGCCCGCCGCCTGAGCCGGGATGATACGGCCGCCTTTCAGCGGAGGGTTGCGGAGTCGGCCGCTGCTATTGTGAAAACTTTAAAGAAAAAGATAATTTTTATCAACTTCCTGATCGACATCGTTCCGCAGCCCTACCGCTTTCCCTGGTCTGACGGGCCCTTTGTTCCCGATCTTGGTTTTCTGGCTTCCACCGATCCTGTGGCAGTAGACTCGCTGAGCATGGAGCTAATCGCCAGGGCGCCCGGCATTCCCGGTTCGGCTGCGGAGGATGCGGGGGCTTTAGCAGGCGGGGTGGAGAAGTTTAAGGCCCTGACCGGAGCCGATCCGGCGGTAATGCTCGGACACGCCGAGATGCTGGGGTTAGGTTCGAGAGACTTTGAAATATACTTGGCTGGGAGGTGA
- a CDS encoding Uncharacterized Fe-S center protein, translated as MGKSKVYFTPAGATNWVESTICKAKEMFYVAELDKCIKPGDTVAVKIHIGEWNRTACLRPEFVAAIVEEVQKCGGKPFVTDTTTLTYQLFNNRFDEVNELKGAYRHGFNPNSLGCPVIIADGFIGHDDIRVEIPDGNILKETYIARALASADACINLAHAKGHSITSFGGCIKNFGIGGQSKRGKYITHLAMWGDPADAIGYPLVNKDNCAGKSCKWYKFCEDGCPEGAISFDDKGLNFDFGKCRLCYSCQVTCMFTGESAIGFRDDYFPFAQIAMADAAKGVMSLFDPGKIGYMAYVIDVAPECDCFPWAGTYIVPDVGVLASKDIVAIDTAAVDLIDAAPIMPGSRVDQLGLKPGEDKFKAVNLVTPRIQLKAAQKIGMGTMDYELVTWEPVLSPDTIGKHQPFDRPGTFYLRKLYQKYGHVTKGTGAEPFKRVKLADANWKQFA; from the coding sequence ATGGGCAAGAGTAAGGTTTATTTCACCCCTGCGGGTGCAACCAACTGGGTTGAGAGTACAATTTGCAAAGCTAAGGAAATGTTCTACGTCGCCGAACTGGACAAGTGCATCAAGCCCGGCGATACGGTGGCCGTCAAGATTCACATCGGCGAGTGGAACCGTACCGCCTGCCTGCGGCCGGAATTTGTGGCCGCCATCGTGGAAGAGGTTCAGAAGTGCGGCGGCAAGCCGTTCGTAACCGACACCACCACCCTTACCTATCAGCTTTTTAACAACCGCTTTGACGAGGTAAACGAGCTTAAAGGCGCTTACAGGCACGGCTTTAACCCGAACTCCCTGGGCTGTCCTGTCATCATTGCGGACGGTTTTATCGGCCACGACGACATCCGGGTTGAAATTCCCGACGGCAACATTTTGAAAGAAACTTACATTGCGCGGGCTCTCGCTTCGGCCGACGCCTGCATCAACCTGGCCCACGCCAAAGGCCACTCCATCACTTCCTTCGGCGGCTGCATCAAGAACTTCGGTATCGGCGGGCAGTCCAAGCGCGGCAAGTATATCACCCACCTGGCCATGTGGGGCGATCCCGCCGATGCCATCGGCTATCCTCTGGTTAACAAGGATAACTGTGCCGGTAAAAGCTGCAAGTGGTATAAGTTCTGTGAAGACGGCTGCCCGGAAGGCGCCATCTCGTTTGACGATAAAGGACTTAACTTCGATTTTGGTAAGTGCCGCCTGTGCTACAGCTGCCAGGTCACCTGCATGTTCACCGGCGAGAGCGCCATCGGCTTCAGGGACGACTACTTCCCGTTTGCCCAGATTGCCATGGCGGACGCGGCTAAAGGCGTCATGAGCCTCTTTGACCCTGGTAAAATCGGCTACATGGCCTATGTGATCGACGTGGCGCCCGAATGCGACTGCTTCCCGTGGGCCGGCACATACATCGTGCCCGACGTCGGCGTCCTGGCTTCCAAGGACATCGTGGCTATAGACACCGCCGCCGTAGACCTGATCGACGCCGCCCCGATCATGCCCGGTTCCCGCGTCGACCAGCTCGGCTTAAAGCCCGGCGAAGACAAGTTCAAGGCCGTCAACCTGGTCACCCCGCGGATCCAGCTCAAGGCCGCCCAGAAGATCGGCATGGGCACCATGGATTACGAACTGGTGACCTGGGAGCCGGTGCTGTCCCCAGACACTATCGGCAAGCACCAGCCTTTTGACAGGCCTGGCACCTTCTACCTGCGCAAGCTGTACCAGAAGTATGGCCACGTTACCAAGGGCACTGGTGCAGAGCCGTTCAAGCGGGTCAAGCTTGCTGATGCCAACTGGAAGCAGTTTGCCTAG
- the AtoC gene encoding response regulator (containing CheY-like receiver, AAA-type ATPase, and DNA-binding domains): MPETQVLVIDDEVEVGTFLRRLLQKKGYAVSVAVSGAEAARLIVEKKFNVAMVDLKLPDADGLCLLQQIKNRQPDCEVIIMTGYSTTRTAVKAIQLGAFDYLEKPFEDIGEVEKIIERASEYRVRGYDGRPVNAEWAPIADRIGFQVGTSQAMQKLVSIAFKIAKKNINVLIQGETGTGKEVLARFIHAASNRADQIFIPVNCGALPENLLESELFGHEKGAFTGAGATRRGIFELANRGTLFLDEVGESSLSIQVKLLRVLETGEFLRVGGEKPIKTDVRIIAATNVDLEQALKEKTFREDLFYRLDVVRLEVPPLRNRREDIPYLTEYFVKRLNPELHVSVEAMRILYNYPWPGNVRELANTISQAVALCDGKIILPEHLSGKLVSGGSEPAAAGNPGGGAPPEGCSQLPPQSLEELLEYYSAESVLEAMEEGKLAGLKGLLRRLDASLSAAMRKKGIEVSPPPSLEKVEAEAVRNALNYYRGNITLAARALGIGRNTLYRKMKDYGIKY; encoded by the coding sequence TTGCCTGAGACTCAGGTGCTGGTTATAGACGACGAGGTAGAAGTGGGAACCTTTTTGCGCCGCCTCCTTCAGAAGAAAGGTTATGCCGTATCTGTGGCGGTCAGCGGGGCGGAGGCGGCCAGGCTGATCGTGGAAAAGAAATTCAACGTTGCCATGGTCGACTTGAAGCTGCCCGACGCCGACGGCCTGTGCCTTCTCCAGCAGATTAAGAATAGGCAGCCCGACTGCGAAGTAATTATCATGACCGGCTACAGCACCACCAGGACGGCCGTCAAGGCCATCCAGCTGGGCGCTTTCGACTACCTTGAAAAGCCCTTTGAGGATATCGGCGAAGTGGAAAAGATAATCGAGCGGGCGTCCGAATACAGGGTGCGGGGTTACGACGGCCGCCCGGTCAACGCGGAGTGGGCCCCGATAGCCGACCGGATCGGCTTCCAGGTAGGCACTTCGCAGGCCATGCAAAAACTGGTTTCGATAGCTTTCAAAATCGCCAAAAAGAACATCAATGTTTTAATCCAGGGCGAGACCGGAACGGGCAAAGAGGTGCTGGCCAGGTTTATCCACGCCGCGAGCAACCGCGCCGACCAGATTTTTATACCGGTAAACTGCGGGGCGCTGCCCGAAAACCTCCTGGAAAGCGAACTGTTCGGCCACGAGAAAGGTGCCTTCACCGGCGCCGGGGCAACCCGCCGGGGCATCTTTGAACTGGCCAACCGGGGGACTCTTTTCCTGGACGAAGTGGGAGAGTCCAGCCTGTCCATCCAGGTAAAGCTGCTTCGCGTCCTGGAAACCGGCGAGTTTTTGCGGGTGGGCGGGGAAAAGCCGATTAAAACCGACGTGCGGATAATAGCCGCGACCAACGTCGACCTGGAGCAGGCCCTGAAGGAAAAGACCTTCCGGGAAGACCTGTTCTACCGCCTGGACGTGGTAAGGCTCGAAGTGCCGCCCCTGAGGAACCGGCGGGAGGACATACCGTACCTGACCGAGTATTTTGTGAAAAGGCTCAACCCGGAACTGCATGTGTCCGTTGAGGCCATGCGCATCCTTTACAATTACCCCTGGCCCGGCAACGTAAGGGAGCTGGCCAACACCATCAGCCAGGCGGTAGCCCTCTGCGACGGCAAGATTATCCTGCCCGAGCACTTAAGCGGCAAGCTGGTTTCCGGCGGTTCCGAGCCGGCTGCCGCCGGCAATCCGGGCGGGGGAGCGCCGCCGGAAGGCTGTTCGCAATTGCCGCCGCAGTCGCTGGAGGAGCTTTTGGAGTATTATTCGGCCGAAAGCGTTCTGGAAGCCATGGAAGAGGGCAAGCTGGCCGGCTTGAAGGGGCTCTTGCGCAGGCTGGATGCCAGTCTTTCGGCCGCCATGAGAAAAAAAGGCATTGAAGTTTCACCGCCCCCCTCCCTGGAAAAGGTGGAAGCAGAGGCCGTTCGCAACGCCCTTAACTACTACCGGGGAAACATCACCCTGGCCGCGAGGGCGCTGGGCATCGGCAGGAATACCCTTTACCGCAAGATGAAGGATTACGGCATTAAATATTAA
- a CDS encoding hypothetical signal transduction histidine kinase (containing FhlA (COG2203), FOG: GAF domain and partial COG4191, signal transduction histidine kinase regulating C4-dicarboxylate transport system), which translates to MKTTSRRFTGWPCSARGWYRMVVQERGGTVFNEKTKLIQNLTGVNSSKLNYYVELKKRNEEIVKQNSRLEIIHQLVRDINIEMSVADLIKRVYGKLPLAVPCDFIGLALYQDGKLLMKAMMPRVLYGKVSIPRGSFLWECVEEGKGLIYEPASSDPFIQENPDLGGQICSLAAAPLFCRSAVRGVLLVGSKVSRAYSSSELNFIHQLADQMAIAIQNTSLYKQVSRAKSEWEATFRAVTDPILLIDTDFNILRDNNNFPPSMDVTGRDSESQKCYARLWGRNGKCDECLMEETIREGKPVYKRVQMASGLVFDISYYPVYNEKGQITAVINQMKDVTEKTKMEAQLMQSAKLAAIGEMAAGVAHELNNQMTVIIGTAQLLLRDKEEGSFESEALKDIVNCGLRCKKIIQNLLTFSRQDRYPLAPTDLNDVVERVLSLIQYQINRNKIVIVKDLAPDLPRITANSQQIQQVLINFLLNARDALEGLEREGRIEISSSLREVEGEGKKVVVTVRDNGVGIEKENLPKIFNPFYTSKDASKGTGLGLSVSLGIAEAHGGCIEVDSTPGEGSTFSLVLPVDEETVE; encoded by the coding sequence ATGAAAACGACATCGCGGAGATTTACCGGATGGCCATGTAGCGCCAGAGGCTGGTACAGAATGGTGGTCCAGGAAAGGGGTGGGACCGTGTTTAACGAAAAGACAAAACTGATTCAAAACCTTACGGGGGTCAATTCATCCAAGCTGAATTATTACGTCGAGCTGAAAAAGCGGAACGAAGAGATAGTCAAACAAAACAGCAGGCTGGAAATCATTCACCAGCTGGTCCGCGACATTAATATCGAAATGTCCGTTGCGGATTTAATCAAAAGGGTGTACGGAAAGCTGCCCCTGGCCGTGCCCTGCGATTTCATCGGACTGGCCTTATATCAGGACGGCAAGCTGCTGATGAAGGCGATGATGCCCCGGGTTTTGTACGGGAAGGTCTCCATTCCCAGAGGGTCCTTCCTCTGGGAATGCGTGGAGGAAGGAAAGGGCCTGATTTACGAACCGGCCTCCAGCGATCCTTTCATTCAGGAAAACCCGGACCTGGGCGGCCAGATTTGCTCCCTGGCGGCGGCCCCGCTTTTCTGCAGGTCTGCCGTGAGAGGCGTTTTGCTGGTCGGCAGCAAGGTGTCCCGCGCGTATTCATCCAGCGAGCTTAACTTCATTCATCAACTGGCCGATCAGATGGCCATAGCCATTCAGAACACCAGCCTGTACAAGCAGGTATCGCGGGCCAAAAGCGAATGGGAGGCCACGTTCAGGGCCGTGACCGACCCGATTCTGCTGATTGACACCGACTTTAACATTCTCCGCGACAATAACAACTTTCCGCCGAGCATGGATGTAACCGGCAGGGATAGTGAAAGTCAGAAATGTTATGCCAGGCTGTGGGGAAGGAACGGGAAATGCGATGAATGCCTGATGGAGGAAACCATCAGAGAGGGAAAGCCTGTTTACAAGCGGGTTCAGATGGCTTCCGGGCTGGTTTTCGATATTTCCTACTACCCCGTTTACAACGAAAAGGGCCAGATTACCGCCGTTATTAACCAGATGAAGGATGTTACCGAAAAAACCAAGATGGAGGCCCAACTGATGCAGTCGGCCAAACTGGCCGCCATTGGGGAAATGGCCGCCGGGGTGGCACACGAGCTGAACAACCAGATGACCGTGATTATCGGCACCGCCCAGCTTCTTTTAAGGGACAAGGAGGAAGGCAGCTTCGAGAGCGAGGCTTTAAAGGACATAGTTAACTGCGGCCTGCGCTGCAAGAAAATTATCCAGAACCTGCTCACCTTTTCCAGGCAGGACCGGTACCCGCTGGCTCCCACCGACCTGAACGATGTGGTGGAGCGGGTGCTGAGCCTGATCCAGTACCAGATCAACCGGAACAAAATTGTTATCGTCAAGGATCTGGCGCCTGATTTACCCAGAATTACCGCCAACAGCCAGCAAATCCAGCAGGTGCTGATCAACTTTTTGCTCAACGCCCGTGATGCCCTGGAGGGCCTGGAACGGGAGGGAAGGATCGAAATCAGCTCTTCGCTTCGCGAGGTTGAAGGAGAAGGGAAAAAGGTGGTTGTAACGGTCAGGGACAACGGGGTGGGCATTGAGAAAGAAAACCTGCCCAAAATATTCAACCCCTTTTATACCAGCAAGGACGCCTCTAAAGGCACGGGACTGGGCCTTTCGGTCAGCCTGGGCATTGCCGAGGCCCACGGCGGCTGTATCGAGGTGGACAGCACGCCGGGCGAGGGAAGCACCTTTTCCCTTGTGCTGCCGGTAGACGAAGAAACAGTTGAGTAG
- the EutG gene encoding alcohol dehydrogenase (class IV), with amino-acid sequence MSSICKHVAPEIIFGRGALSQVGESAVRLGANKVFIVSDQGVVNAGWVERVLSYLKAAGLQYEIFSSVTSNPKHTEITEGLKRYLESECDSIMAVGGGSPTDVAKSIATMATNGGVIQDFEGINKITKPLPPMLAVPTTAGAGSEVTQFAIIVDKERKLKMAIISKSLVPDIAIIDPEVLQTKSARLTAATGIDALSHAIEAYVSLAATPLTEVHSLSALRLIAQNLRESVACRTNMEAKTSMAMASLQAGIAFSNAILGAAHAMVHQVDGFLDTHHGESNACILPYVMEFNLIACPGKFKQIAEALGEDVTGLSTWAAAKKAIKAVRALVSDVGLAEGLAELGMKEEYIPSFSRNALKDACLVTNPRDADENDIAEIYRMAM; translated from the coding sequence ATGAGCAGCATCTGCAAGCATGTGGCGCCGGAAATAATCTTCGGCCGCGGCGCTTTGAGCCAGGTGGGGGAAAGCGCGGTCCGGCTGGGCGCCAACAAGGTCTTCATAGTCAGCGACCAGGGGGTGGTTAATGCCGGCTGGGTTGAGAGGGTGCTGAGCTATTTAAAGGCCGCCGGACTCCAGTATGAAATTTTCTCCAGTGTCACCAGCAACCCCAAGCATACCGAAATAACAGAAGGCCTGAAGAGATACCTGGAGTCGGAATGCGACAGCATTATGGCGGTGGGCGGCGGCAGTCCGACCGACGTAGCTAAATCGATCGCCACCATGGCCACAAACGGCGGGGTAATTCAGGACTTTGAAGGCATAAACAAGATAACGAAGCCGCTGCCGCCCATGCTGGCCGTGCCCACCACGGCCGGAGCGGGTTCTGAAGTGACCCAGTTTGCCATTATAGTGGACAAGGAAAGAAAGCTGAAAATGGCCATTATATCCAAATCCCTGGTGCCTGACATAGCCATCATTGATCCCGAGGTTCTTCAAACCAAGAGCGCCAGGCTCACCGCCGCTACCGGCATAGATGCCTTAAGCCACGCCATCGAAGCTTACGTTTCTTTGGCTGCCACTCCTTTAACCGAGGTTCACTCCCTCAGCGCCCTGCGGCTGATTGCTCAGAATCTGAGGGAGTCGGTAGCCTGCCGGACCAACATGGAGGCCAAGACCAGCATGGCCATGGCCAGCCTGCAGGCCGGCATAGCATTTTCAAACGCCATTCTGGGCGCCGCCCACGCCATGGTTCACCAGGTGGACGGGTTTCTGGATACCCACCACGGCGAATCAAACGCCTGTATCCTGCCCTATGTGATGGAGTTTAACCTGATTGCCTGTCCGGGCAAATTTAAGCAGATCGCCGAAGCCCTGGGTGAAGACGTGACGGGACTGAGCACCTGGGCGGCGGCCAAGAAAGCAATCAAGGCGGTGCGCGCCCTGGTCAGCGACGTCGGCCTGGCGGAGGGACTGGCCGAGTTAGGGATGAAAGAAGAGTACATTCCTAGCTTCAGCCGCAACGCCCTGAAAGACGCCTGCCTGGTTACCAATCCCAGGGATGCCGATGAAAACGACATCGCGGAGATTTACCGGATGGCCATGTAG
- a CDS encoding hypothetical protein (containing partial CDA1 (COG0726), predicted xylanase/chitin deacetylase) — translation MAKKNLYFLQIHFCKRPAFRPAPACFDPVTRREPAVMPPSRCDDASFLAVKIITVIFTGAFLLVLFLLCTREPAPAPSQPAVGRTVYGGYGGQGVAVLLFHAVGGASAGPDTISPEDLEATFQLLKDCGYVPIDLNRFHDFLEGKAGVPARAVLLTFDDGYRDVYEYALPLTEKYRFPAVAFAVTKWFDPYPRPEASRSHLSAGEAKELLVSGLWQIAGHSYEGHRLAAGPGGVYRPYLLTRTWKPAENRFESEAEYKARVWSDIVLDRAALKRIGVAEPLDFAYPYGAPDPGLIQILKEAGYVYLYTNEPGLNKPGQDPSRIFRITAGRHPHETMALLAWYFSSN, via the coding sequence TTGGCGAAAAAAAATTTATATTTTCTGCAAATACATTTTTGCAAACGCCCGGCCTTCAGACCGGCCCCGGCCTGTTTCGACCCGGTTACCAGGAGAGAGCCCGCCGTGATGCCTCCGTCGCGCTGCGACGACGCCAGTTTTCTGGCCGTCAAGATCATAACCGTAATTTTTACAGGTGCGTTTTTACTGGTGCTATTCCTTCTTTGCACCCGCGAGCCTGCTCCTGCTCCTTCGCAACCGGCCGTGGGCCGGACGGTTTACGGAGGGTACGGCGGCCAGGGAGTAGCTGTACTGCTTTTCCATGCCGTCGGGGGCGCTTCCGCCGGCCCGGACACCATTAGCCCGGAGGATCTGGAGGCCACCTTTCAGCTCCTGAAAGATTGCGGTTATGTGCCGATCGATCTGAACCGCTTCCACGATTTTCTGGAGGGGAAGGCCGGGGTGCCGGCCAGGGCCGTCCTGCTTACCTTTGACGACGGTTACCGCGATGTCTATGAATATGCTTTGCCCCTGACGGAAAAATACCGTTTTCCGGCCGTGGCTTTTGCCGTAACGAAGTGGTTTGATCCCTACCCCAGGCCGGAAGCCAGCCGGAGCCATTTAAGCGCCGGAGAGGCAAAAGAGCTTCTGGTATCCGGCCTGTGGCAGATTGCCGGGCACAGCTATGAAGGGCACCGGCTCGCGGCGGGGCCCGGCGGCGTTTACAGGCCCTACCTGTTGACCAGGACCTGGAAGCCCGCCGAGAACCGGTTTGAGTCTGAAGCTGAATATAAAGCCAGGGTGTGGAGCGACATCGTGCTCGACCGGGCGGCGTTAAAGAGGATCGGGGTGGCGGAGCCGCTGGACTTTGCCTACCCCTACGGCGCGCCTGACCCCGGGCTTATCCAGATCTTGAAGGAGGCCGGATACGTTTATCTGTACACCAATGAACCTGGCTTGAACAAACCGGGCCAGGATCCCTCCCGCATCTTCCGCATTACCGCAGGGCGGCATCCTCATGAGACTATGGCGCTTTTGGCATGGTATTTCAGCAGCAATTAG
- a CDS encoding hypothetical protein (containing partial COG1139, uncharacterized conserved protein containing a ferredoxin-like domain) yields MSLTGQHLNWSYEQKCKRAVEALNRNEFTAIYCSTRQEASDYIIKEAAEAQTIGFGGSMSVAGLKVDEVLKGMGKELLIHGAPGLSPEERLAVRRRQLTSDLFLTGTNALTLSGCLVNIDATGNRVGSMMFGPKKVIVVAGRNKLVSSVDEAIRRIKEYAAPPNARRLDYNTPCAQTGFCSDCRSPQRICRIITILEKRPALTDMRVLVVNEDMGF; encoded by the coding sequence GTGAGCTTAACAGGGCAACACTTAAACTGGAGTTACGAGCAAAAGTGCAAAAGGGCCGTCGAGGCCCTGAACAGGAACGAATTCACGGCAATTTACTGCAGTACCCGGCAGGAGGCTTCCGACTACATAATTAAGGAGGCGGCGGAAGCGCAAACAATCGGTTTCGGCGGGTCCATGTCGGTTGCCGGTTTAAAAGTCGACGAGGTTTTGAAAGGAATGGGAAAAGAGCTGCTCATCCACGGCGCTCCCGGCCTTTCCCCCGAGGAAAGGCTTGCCGTAAGGCGCCGGCAGCTCACCAGCGACCTTTTCCTGACGGGCACCAACGCCCTCACCCTTTCGGGCTGCCTGGTCAATATTGACGCTACCGGCAACCGGGTGGGCTCGATGATGTTCGGCCCTAAAAAGGTAATAGTCGTGGCCGGCCGCAACAAGCTGGTCAGCAGCGTGGACGAAGCCATCAGGCGGATTAAGGAATATGCCGCCCCGCCCAACGCCAGGCGCCTTGACTACAACACCCCTTGCGCCCAGACCGGATTTTGCTCCGACTGCAGATCGCCGCAGCGCATCTGCCGCATCATCACCATCCTCGAAAAAAGGCCGGCCCTTACCGACATGCGGGTGCTGGTTGTAAATGAGGACATGGGGTTTTAA